Proteins encoded by one window of Puntigrus tetrazona isolate hp1 chromosome 17, ASM1883169v1, whole genome shotgun sequence:
- the fuca2 gene encoding plasma alpha-L-fucosidase: MYSSVFPLYLLVIGSCVARYEPTWESIDSRPLPEWFDQAKFGIFIHWGVFSVPSYGSEWFWWYWQGQKLPSYVKFMEQNYPPGFSYADFAPQFRAEFFDPKEWVDVFASSGAKYIVLTTKHHEGFTLWGSKYSWPWNAVEVGPKRDLVDEIAAALRDRSDLRLGLYHSLFEWFNPLYRADADNRFKTNVFPTTKTLPELYEIVKRYKPEVLWSDGDGDAPDSYWNSTGFLAWLYNDSPVRDTVVTNDRWGYGTICNHGGYYTCSDRYNPGHLLKHKWENCMTIDQKSWGYRRDAKLSDYLTIEQLIASLVETVSCGGNLLLNVGPTHDGRIVPVFQERLEQMGRWLKVNGRAIYNSSAWRVQNDTVTPGVWYTSNQQEEIYAIFLTWPADGYIVLSDPIVSSSKTQVALLGYRSLSWESTRPTGLKVHLPQLAPGQMPCSWAWTLRLTGAV; the protein is encoded by the exons ATGTATAGCAGTGTTTTCCCTCTTTATTTACTCGTGATCGGCAGCTGTGTTGCTCGGTATGAGCCTACGTGGGAATCAATTGATTCAAGACCTCTGCCGGAATGGTTCGATCAAGCCAAATTCGGTATATTCATTCACTGGGGAGTGTTTTCAGTTCCCAGCTATGGCAGTGAATGGTTCTG GTGGTACTGGCAGGGCCAGAAATTGCCGTCTTATGTGAAGTTTATGGAGCAGAATTATCCACCCGGCTTCTCCTACGCAGACTTTGCTCCTCAGTTCAGAGCCGAATTCTTTGATCCTAAGGAGTGGGTTGACGTTTTCGCCTCGTCTGGAGCCAAGTATATTGTCCTCACAACCAAACATCACGAAG GTTTTACACTGTGGGGCTCGAAGTACTCGTGGCCGTGGAACGCAGTGGAGGTCGGGCCGAAGCGGGATCTGGTGGATGAGATCGCCGCGGCTCTCAGGGACCGCAGTGATTTACGTCTGGGGCTCTACCACTCTTTATTTGAGTGGTTTAACCCTCTCTACAGAGCTGATGCTGACAACCGCTTCAAAACCAACGTGTTTCCTACGACAAAGACCTTACCTGAGCTGTACGAGATCGTCAAGCGGTACAAGCCCGAGGTGCTGTGGTCTGACGGTGATGGAGACGCACCCGACTCTTACTGGAATAGCACAGGGTTCCTCGCCTGGCTTTATAATGACAG ccCCGTGCGTGACACTGTTGTGACTAATGACCGCTGGGGATATGGCACTATATGTAATCACGGCGGATATTACACCTGCTCGGACCGCTACAACCCCGGACACCTGCTGAAACACAAGTGGGAGAACTGCATGACCATTGACCAGAAGTCATGGGGCTACAGGAGAGACGCCAAACTCAGCGATTACCTCACCATCGAACAGCTGATAGCG TCTCTTGTTGAGACCGTGTCTTGCGGGGGGAACTTGCTGTTGAACGTGGGTCCGACGCACGACGGCCGTATTGTGCCCGTCTTTCAGGAGCGTCTGGAACAGATGGGCCGGTGGCTCAAGGTGAACGGACGGGCCATTTACAACAGCAGCGCGTGGAGGGTTCAGAACGACACGGTCACTCCTGGAGTCTG GTATACATCGAATCAGCAGGAGGAAATCTATGCTATTTTTCTTACGTGGCCCGCTGATGGCTATATTGTTCTGAGCGACCCAATTGTATCATCATCCAAGACGCAG GTGGCGCTGCTTGGATACCGGTCCCTCTCTTGGGAATCCACGAGACCCACTGGTCTAAAGGTTCACCTGCCCCAGCTGGCCCCTGGTCAGATGCCCTGCTCCTGGGCTTGGACCCTGCGGCTGACCGGTGCGGTGTAG
- the LOC122362192 gene encoding tatD DNase domain containing 3-like isoform X3, translating into MQGYIDCHCHISAEDFDSDIDDVVQESKKAGLVALVAVAEHAGEFEKIIQLSQRFPGFVMPCLGVHPVQDPAQPRGALPEDLDAALPLIDKYKEYIVAIGEVGLDFTPRVVNSDAGKDGQRRVLTRQAEIAKELNLPLNVHSRSAGRPTIHLLKELGVENALLHAFDGKPSVAMEGVKAGYFFSIPPSIVRSDQKLVKQVPLESMCLETDAPALGPEKQVRNVPSNISIGAEYIAKIKGVPLEKVIEVTTQNALRLFPRLKTFIKA; encoded by the exons aTGCAAGGATATATCGACTGTCACTGTCATATATCTGCCGAGGATTTTGACAGC gacATTGACGATGTCGTCCAGGAGTCTAAAAAG gccGGGCTTGTTGCCCTTGTCGCAGTAGCAGAGCACGCTGGCGAATTTGAGAAAATTATACAGCTCTCGCAAAG GTTCCCCGGATTCGTTATGCCATGCCTCGGAGTTCATCCTGTCCAAGATCCAGCACAACCCAGGGGTGCCTTACCCGAG GATCTAGACGCGGCATTACCCCTGATCGACAAATACAAAGAGTATATTGTGGCTATCGGTGAG GTCGGTCTGGATTTCACACCACGTGTAGTCAACAGTGACGCTGGGAAAGACGGTCAGAGACGGGTGCTTACCAGACAGGCTGAAATCGCAAAGGAGCTGAATCTGCCTCT GAATGTGCACTCGAGATCTGCCGGAAGACCAACCATCCATCTTCTGAAGGAGCTGG GTGTAGAGAACGCACTTCTTCATGCATTTGACGGAAAACCTTCGGTTGCGATGGAGGGTGTAAAAGCTGGTTATTTTTTCTCAATACCTCCTTCCATTGTCCGAAGTGATCAG AAGCTGGTGAAGCAGGTTCCTCTGGAGAGCATGTGTTTAGAGACGGATGCTCCTGCGCTCGGGCCTGAAAAACAG GTGAGGAACGTACCAAGCAATATCAGCATCGGTGCGGAATACATTGCCAAAATCAAAGGCGTTCCCTTGGAGAAGGTCATAGAGGTCACTACCCAGAATGCCCTGCGCCTCTTCCCCAGATTAAAAACGTTTATCAAAGCTTGA
- the LOC122362192 gene encoding tatD DNase domain containing 3-like isoform X4, whose translation MQGYIDCHCHISAEDFDSDIDDVVQESKKAGLVALVAVAEHAGEFEKIIQLSQRFPGFVMPCLGVHPVQDPAQPRGALPEDLDAALPLIDKYKEYIVAIGEVGLDFTPRVVNSDAGKDGQRRVLTRQAEIAKELNLPLNVHSRSAGRPTIHLLKELGVENALLHAFDGKPSVAMEGVKAGYFFSIPPSIVRSDQFISHTSHVCPPFYKKQKLVKQVPLESMCLETDAPALGPEKQVRNVPSNISIGAEYIAKIKGVPLEKVIEVTTQNALRLFPRLKTFIKA comes from the exons aTGCAAGGATATATCGACTGTCACTGTCATATATCTGCCGAGGATTTTGACAGC gacATTGACGATGTCGTCCAGGAGTCTAAAAAG gccGGGCTTGTTGCCCTTGTCGCAGTAGCAGAGCACGCTGGCGAATTTGAGAAAATTATACAGCTCTCGCAAAG GTTCCCCGGATTCGTTATGCCATGCCTCGGAGTTCATCCTGTCCAAGATCCAGCACAACCCAGGGGTGCCTTACCCGAG GATCTAGACGCGGCATTACCCCTGATCGACAAATACAAAGAGTATATTGTGGCTATCGGTGAG GTCGGTCTGGATTTCACACCACGTGTAGTCAACAGTGACGCTGGGAAAGACGGTCAGAGACGGGTGCTTACCAGACAGGCTGAAATCGCAAAGGAGCTGAATCTGCCTCT GAATGTGCACTCGAGATCTGCCGGAAGACCAACCATCCATCTTCTGAAGGAGCTGG GTGTAGAGAACGCACTTCTTCATGCATTTGACGGAAAACCTTCGGTTGCGATGGAGGGTGTAAAAGCTGGTTATTTTTTCTCAATACCTCCTTCCATTGTCCGAAGTGATCAG TTTATCAGTCACACATCGCATGTTTGTCCACCTTTTTATAAGAAGCAGAAGCTGGTGAAGCAGGTTCCTCTGGAGAGCATGTGTTTAGAGACGGATGCTCCTGCGCTCGGGCCTGAAAAACAG GTGAGGAACGTACCAAGCAATATCAGCATCGGTGCGGAATACATTGCCAAAATCAAAGGCGTTCCCTTGGAGAAGGTCATAGAGGTCACTACCCAGAATGCCCTGCGCCTCTTCCCCAGATTAAAAACGTTTATCAAAGCTTGA
- the LOC122362192 gene encoding tatD DNase domain containing 3-like isoform X1 codes for MQGYIDCHCHISAEDFDSDIDDVVQESKKAGLVALVAVAEHAGEFEKIIQLSQRFPGFVMPCLGVHPVQDPAQPRGALPEDLDAALPLIDKYKEYIVAIGEVGLDFTPRVVNSDAGKDGQRRVLTRQAEIAKELNLPLNVHSRSAGRPTIHLLKELGVENALLHAFDGKPSVAMEGVKAGYFFSIPPSIVRSDQKQKLVKQVPLESMCLETDAPALGPEKQVRNVPSNISIGAEYIAKIKGVPLEKVIEVTTQNALRLFPRLKTFIKA; via the exons aTGCAAGGATATATCGACTGTCACTGTCATATATCTGCCGAGGATTTTGACAGC gacATTGACGATGTCGTCCAGGAGTCTAAAAAG gccGGGCTTGTTGCCCTTGTCGCAGTAGCAGAGCACGCTGGCGAATTTGAGAAAATTATACAGCTCTCGCAAAG GTTCCCCGGATTCGTTATGCCATGCCTCGGAGTTCATCCTGTCCAAGATCCAGCACAACCCAGGGGTGCCTTACCCGAG GATCTAGACGCGGCATTACCCCTGATCGACAAATACAAAGAGTATATTGTGGCTATCGGTGAG GTCGGTCTGGATTTCACACCACGTGTAGTCAACAGTGACGCTGGGAAAGACGGTCAGAGACGGGTGCTTACCAGACAGGCTGAAATCGCAAAGGAGCTGAATCTGCCTCT GAATGTGCACTCGAGATCTGCCGGAAGACCAACCATCCATCTTCTGAAGGAGCTGG GTGTAGAGAACGCACTTCTTCATGCATTTGACGGAAAACCTTCGGTTGCGATGGAGGGTGTAAAAGCTGGTTATTTTTTCTCAATACCTCCTTCCATTGTCCGAAGTGATCAG AAGCAGAAGCTGGTGAAGCAGGTTCCTCTGGAGAGCATGTGTTTAGAGACGGATGCTCCTGCGCTCGGGCCTGAAAAACAG GTGAGGAACGTACCAAGCAATATCAGCATCGGTGCGGAATACATTGCCAAAATCAAAGGCGTTCCCTTGGAGAAGGTCATAGAGGTCACTACCCAGAATGCCCTGCGCCTCTTCCCCAGATTAAAAACGTTTATCAAAGCTTGA
- the LOC122362192 gene encoding tatD DNase domain containing 3-like isoform X2, translating into MQGYIDCHCHISAEDFDSDIDDVVQESKKAGLVALVAVAEHAGEFEKIIQLSQRFPGFVMPCLGVHPVQDPAQPRGALPEDLDAALPLIDKYKEYIVAIGEVGLDFTPRVVNSDAGKDGQRRVLTRQAEIAKELNLPLNVHSRSAGRPTIHLLKELGVENALLHAFDGKPSVAMEGVKAGYFFSIPPSIVRSDQQKLVKQVPLESMCLETDAPALGPEKQVRNVPSNISIGAEYIAKIKGVPLEKVIEVTTQNALRLFPRLKTFIKA; encoded by the exons aTGCAAGGATATATCGACTGTCACTGTCATATATCTGCCGAGGATTTTGACAGC gacATTGACGATGTCGTCCAGGAGTCTAAAAAG gccGGGCTTGTTGCCCTTGTCGCAGTAGCAGAGCACGCTGGCGAATTTGAGAAAATTATACAGCTCTCGCAAAG GTTCCCCGGATTCGTTATGCCATGCCTCGGAGTTCATCCTGTCCAAGATCCAGCACAACCCAGGGGTGCCTTACCCGAG GATCTAGACGCGGCATTACCCCTGATCGACAAATACAAAGAGTATATTGTGGCTATCGGTGAG GTCGGTCTGGATTTCACACCACGTGTAGTCAACAGTGACGCTGGGAAAGACGGTCAGAGACGGGTGCTTACCAGACAGGCTGAAATCGCAAAGGAGCTGAATCTGCCTCT GAATGTGCACTCGAGATCTGCCGGAAGACCAACCATCCATCTTCTGAAGGAGCTGG GTGTAGAGAACGCACTTCTTCATGCATTTGACGGAAAACCTTCGGTTGCGATGGAGGGTGTAAAAGCTGGTTATTTTTTCTCAATACCTCCTTCCATTGTCCGAAGTGATCAG CAGAAGCTGGTGAAGCAGGTTCCTCTGGAGAGCATGTGTTTAGAGACGGATGCTCCTGCGCTCGGGCCTGAAAAACAG GTGAGGAACGTACCAAGCAATATCAGCATCGGTGCGGAATACATTGCCAAAATCAAAGGCGTTCCCTTGGAGAAGGTCATAGAGGTCACTACCCAGAATGCCCTGCGCCTCTTCCCCAGATTAAAAACGTTTATCAAAGCTTGA